A region from the Rhinoderma darwinii isolate aRhiDar2 chromosome 2, aRhiDar2.hap1, whole genome shotgun sequence genome encodes:
- the LHFPL5 gene encoding LHFPL tetraspan subfamily member 5 protein, translating into MVQLLPAKEAAKIYHTNYVRNARAIGVLWAVFTICFSIIMVEVFIQPYWIGDSLNTPQAGYFGLFSYCIGNALTSELICKGSALDFESIPSGAFKTAMFFIGVSMFLVVGSILSFGLFFFCNSATVYKVCAWMQLASAAGLMIGCLIYPDGWDSAEVKRMCGDTTDKYALGACTVRWAYILAIIAIMDALILSFLAFTLGNRQDSLLPEDFKIQSKEDESG; encoded by the exons ATGGTTCAGCTGCTGCCAGCAAAAGAAGCAGCAAAAATATACCACACCAACTATGTACGTAATGCACGTGCAATCGGTGTCTTGTGGGCAGTGTTTACCATATGCTTCTCGATCATCATGGTGGAAGTTTTCATCCAACCTTACTGGATTGGGGATAGTTTGAACACCCCACAAGCAGGTTATTTTGGTTTGTTCAGTTATTGCATAGGAAATGCACTGACATCAGAACTAATCTGCAAAGGAAGTGCCTTGGACTTTGAGAGCATACCTTCAGGAGCCTTCAAGACTGCCATGTTTTTTATTGGAGTGTCCATGTTTCTGGTGGTGGGTTCCATACTGAGCTtcggacttttttttttctgtaattcgGCCACAGTGTACAAGGTCTGTGCATGGATGCAGTTGGCTTCAG CGGCTGGCTTGATGATTGGATGCCTAATTTACCCAGATGGATGGGACTCTGCAGAAGTAAAGCGTATGTGCGGAGACACGACAGATAAATATGCACTGGGAGCTTGTACTGTGCGCTGGGCCTACATCCTAGCTATCATAGCTATAATGGATGCTCTCATTCTTTCCTTCCTCGCTTTTACACTTGGAAACAGGCAGGATAGTTTGCTGCCCGAGGATTTCAAGATCCAGAGCAAAG AAGATGAGAGTGGGTGA
- the FBXL3 gene encoding F-box/LRR-repeat protein 3: MKRGRMASDTSIGLSVGNLEKLSKKAKTKSEDPTKHSMVYDWGNLLPDIILQVFQYLPLLDRAHASQVCSNWNHVFHMPELWRCFEFELNQPATSYLKATHPDLIKQIIKRHSNHLQYVSFKVDSSKESAEAACDILSQLVNCSLKTLGLISTARPSFMDLPKSHFISALTVVFVNSKSLSSLKIDDTPVDDPSLKVLVANNSDTLKLLKMSSCPHVSPAGILCVADQCHGLRELALNYYLLSDELLLALSSEKHVRLEHLRIDVVSENPGQTHFHTIQKSSWDALIKHSPKVNLVMYFFLYEEEFDPFFRYETPVTHLYFGRSVSKEVLGRVGMTCPRLVELVVCANGLRPLDEELIRIAERCKSLTAIGLGECEVSCSAFVEFVKMCGGRLSQLSIMEEVLIPDQKFNPDQIHWEVSKHLGRVWFPDMMPTW, translated from the exons ATGAAAAGAGGAAGAATGGCCAGTGATACCAGCATTGGTTTGTCAGTCGGAAACTTGGAGAAATTGTCAAAAAAGGCAAAAACTAAAAGTGAAGATCCCACAAAGCATTCCATGGTCTATGACTGGGGTAATCTACTTCCCGACATAATTCTGCAGGTTTTTCAGTATTTGCCTCTTTTGGATCGTGCACATGCCTCACAAGTGTGCAGCAACTGGAATCATGTGTTTCACATGCCCGAACTCTGGAGATGCTTTGAGTTTGAGCTCAATCAGCCAGCTACATCTTATTTAAAGGCAACGCATCCTGACCTGATCAAACAGATCATTAAGAGGCACTCGAATCACCTACAGTATGTCAGCTTCAAG GTTGATAGTAGTAAGGAATCAGCAGAAGCTGCATGTGATATTCTGTCACAACTTGTAAACTGTTCTTTGAAAACACTTGGACTAATATCAACTGCTCGACCGAGCTTTATGGATTTACCAAAG TCACACTTCATATCTGCACTTACTGTTGTATTTGTCAACTCAAAGTCACTGTCATCACTTAAAATTGATGATACTCCGGTTGATGATCCATCTCTGAAAGTTCTGGTGGCCAACAACAGTGACACACTAAAGCTTCTGAAAATGAGCAGCTGTCCACATGTGTCTCCTGCAG GAATTTTATGTGTAGCAGATCAGTGTCATGGTTTACGGGAGCTGGCTTTAAACTACTATTTACTGAGCGATGAACTCCTGCTGGCACTGTCTTCAGAAAAACATGTGCGTTTGGAACACCTACGTATTGATGTTGTCAGCGAAAACCCGGGACAAACACACTTTCACACCATTCAGAAAAGCAGCTGGGATGCTCTGATAAAGCATTCTCCTAAAGTAAATCTGGTCATGTACTTTTTTCTTTATGAAGAGGAGTTCGATCCCTTTTTCCGCTACGAAACGCCAGTTACACACCTGTACTTTGGGAGATCTGTCAGCAAGGAAGTGCTTGGTCGTGTTGGCATGACATGTCCTCGGCTTGTGGAGTTGGTAGTTTGTGCTAATGGACTTCGGCCTCTTGATGAAGAACTGATTCGCATTGCAGAGCGATGCAAGAGTCTGACGGCCATTGGACTTGGGGAGTGtgaagtttcctgctctgcatttgtagaGTTTGTAAAAATGTGTGGTGGTCGCTTGTCCCAGCTTTCTATCATGGAGGAGGTTTTAATCCCTGATCAGAAGTTTAACCCGGATCAAATTCATTGGGAAGTTTCAAAGCACCTTGGCAGAGTCTGGTTTCCAGATATGATGCCCACTTGGTAG